One window of Nocardioides dongkuii genomic DNA carries:
- a CDS encoding UbiA family prenyltransferase, which translates to MPTEPLSEPASPPVPASATSPEEEQRRRFSVRDLTPLLLIRAAHPRQAVLTAVGVAAVAALAGRPTREVLVVLAAVLVGQVVLGWHNDLVDSDRDRRHDLPGKPIAQGRLDPGTTWFALSCAVLVLVPLSIATGVTAGCLYLGSVLIGALGNVVLRQGLLSWVPWALSFALYPAYLSYGGWGGEATGAPPEVLVVVLAALLGVGVHVLRALWGLVPDHADGWTYLPLRLGLRLGASRLLVVASVYTALVVVGLAVAGTRVGLSQ; encoded by the coding sequence ATGCCGACCGAGCCCCTCAGCGAGCCCGCCAGCCCGCCGGTCCCCGCGTCCGCGACCTCCCCGGAGGAGGAGCAGCGCCGGAGGTTCTCGGTGCGCGACCTGACGCCGCTGCTGCTGATCCGCGCCGCACACCCGCGCCAGGCCGTGCTGACCGCGGTCGGCGTCGCCGCGGTCGCGGCCCTCGCCGGCCGCCCCACCCGCGAGGTCCTGGTGGTGCTGGCGGCCGTCCTGGTCGGCCAGGTCGTCCTCGGCTGGCACAACGACCTCGTCGACAGCGACCGGGATCGGCGCCACGACCTGCCGGGCAAGCCGATCGCCCAGGGCCGCCTCGACCCGGGCACGACGTGGTTCGCGCTGTCCTGCGCGGTGCTCGTGCTGGTGCCGCTCTCCATCGCCACCGGCGTCACCGCCGGCTGCCTCTACCTGGGCTCGGTCCTCATCGGCGCGCTCGGCAACGTGGTGCTGCGGCAGGGACTGCTCTCCTGGGTGCCGTGGGCCCTCTCCTTCGCCCTCTACCCGGCGTACCTCTCCTACGGCGGCTGGGGCGGGGAGGCCACCGGCGCACCCCCGGAGGTGCTGGTCGTCGTGCTCGCGGCGCTGCTCGGGGTCGGCGTCCACGTGCTGCGCGCGCTGTGGGGCCTGGTGCCCGACCACGCCGACGGGTGGACCTACCTGCCGCTGCGTCTCGGGCTGCGCCTCGGCGCCAGCCGGCTGCTCGTCGTGGCGTCGGTCTACACCGCGCTGGTCGTCGTCGGGCTCGCCGTCGCCGGCACCCGCGTCGGGCTCTCGCAGTAG
- a CDS encoding phosphoglyceromutase: MTATLVLLRHGESEWNAKNLFTGWVDVDLTEKGRAEAKHGGVLMKEAGLLPDIVHTSLQRRAISTACISLDAADRHWIPVKRSWRLNERHYGALQGKDKKQTKEEYGEEQFMLWRRSFDVPPPPLADDDEYSQAGLPQYADLGEELPRTECLKDVIERFLPYWESDIVPDLRSGQVVLVAAHGNSLRALVKHLDGISDTDIAGLNIPTGMPLLYRLDDDLRPTVPGGEYLDPEAAAAAAAAVANQGR; the protein is encoded by the coding sequence ATGACCGCGACGCTGGTCCTGCTCCGCCACGGCGAGAGCGAGTGGAACGCCAAGAACCTCTTCACCGGCTGGGTCGACGTCGACCTCACCGAGAAGGGCCGCGCCGAGGCCAAGCACGGCGGCGTGCTGATGAAGGAGGCCGGCCTCCTCCCCGACATCGTGCACACCTCGCTGCAGCGGCGCGCGATCAGCACCGCCTGCATCTCCCTCGACGCCGCCGACCGGCACTGGATCCCGGTCAAGCGGTCCTGGCGGCTCAACGAGCGCCACTACGGCGCGCTGCAGGGCAAGGACAAGAAGCAGACGAAGGAGGAGTACGGCGAGGAGCAGTTCATGCTCTGGCGCCGGTCCTTCGACGTGCCCCCGCCGCCGCTCGCCGACGACGACGAGTACTCCCAGGCCGGGCTCCCGCAGTACGCCGACCTCGGTGAGGAGCTGCCGCGCACCGAGTGCCTCAAGGACGTCATCGAGCGCTTCCTGCCGTACTGGGAGTCCGACATCGTCCCCGACCTGCGCTCCGGCCAGGTGGTCCTGGTGGCCGCCCACGGCAACAGCCTGCGCGCGCTGGTCAAGCACCTCGACGGCATCAGCGACACCGACATCGCCGGCCTCAACATCCCCACCGGCATGCCGCTGCTCTACCGCCTCGACGACGACCTGCGGCCCACCGTCCCCGGTGGGGAGTACCTCGACCCCGAGGCGGCCGCCGCCGCCGCGGCCGCGGTCGCCAACCAGGGTCGCTGA
- the phoU gene encoding phosphate signaling complex protein PhoU: MRDAFHDQLDTVFEDLARICYDVEQSVRLATEALMTGDAEIAERVISGDVEIDRARERVEETAFSLLSLQQPVAGDLRLVVAALRMVTELERMGDLSVHVAKIARLRTPYVAVPDEVRPTVARMAEVAETMVAKASRIITGRDVEAAIELGRADEEMDRLRRTSFAELLADDWTHGVEAAVDVALLGRYYERIADHAVSVANRVVFVVTGQNPTSVGA, translated from the coding sequence ATGCGTGATGCGTTCCATGACCAGCTCGACACCGTGTTCGAGGACCTCGCCCGGATCTGCTACGACGTCGAGCAGTCGGTCCGGCTGGCCACCGAGGCCCTGATGACCGGCGACGCCGAGATCGCCGAGCGGGTGATCAGCGGCGACGTCGAGATCGACCGGGCCCGCGAACGGGTCGAGGAGACCGCGTTCTCCCTGCTCTCCCTCCAGCAGCCGGTCGCCGGCGACCTGCGCCTGGTCGTCGCCGCGCTGCGGATGGTGACCGAGCTCGAGCGGATGGGCGACCTGTCGGTGCACGTCGCCAAGATCGCCCGCCTGCGGACGCCGTACGTCGCCGTGCCCGACGAGGTGCGGCCCACGGTGGCGCGGATGGCCGAGGTCGCCGAGACGATGGTCGCCAAGGCCTCGCGGATCATCACCGGCCGCGACGTGGAGGCCGCGATCGAGCTCGGCCGCGCCGACGAAGAGATGGACCGGCTACGGCGTACGTCGTTCGCCGAGCTGCTCGCCGACGACTGGACCCACGGGGTCGAGGCCGCGGTCGACGTGGCCCTCCTGGGCCGCTACTACGAGCGGATCGCCGACCACGCCGTCTCCGTCGCCAACCGGGTGGTCTTCGTCGTCACCGGGCAGAATCCCACCTCGGTCGGCGCCTGA
- a CDS encoding sensor histidine kinase, with product MDPTTQAFLAAIIGALVAGAAVLAWHVSDRQQHQVPPQEEPAVPPGVATVLSVLRSSAVVVDEEDVVLKASAPAYALGLVRGNRLVAEELAQLVRQVRRDGQIRETELVMTRRGAPARHVTARVAPLSSRLVLALVEDRTRERRVEEVRRDFVANVSHELKTPVGAIRLLAEAMHDAAGDPDAVKRFADRMLTESDRLAQLVQQIIELSRLQADDPLEAPTPVRLDDVLHVAVDTSAIDADSKGIRIVTGGAPGLEVLGNEEQITAAVANLVANAVSYSDAGSTVQVTTRADGDEVEVAVVDQGIGIPPEEIDRIFERFYRVDPARHRSTGGTGLGLSIVKHVAATHGGEVRVWSVEGQGSTFTLTLPRYVGAERKERL from the coding sequence GTGGACCCGACGACGCAGGCGTTCCTCGCCGCGATCATCGGGGCGCTGGTCGCCGGTGCCGCCGTGCTGGCCTGGCACGTCAGCGACCGCCAGCAGCACCAGGTGCCGCCGCAGGAGGAGCCCGCGGTCCCGCCGGGCGTGGCGACGGTCCTCTCGGTGCTGCGCAGCAGCGCGGTCGTCGTCGACGAGGAGGACGTGGTGCTGAAGGCCTCCGCGCCGGCGTACGCCCTGGGCCTGGTGCGGGGCAACCGCCTGGTCGCCGAGGAGCTGGCCCAGCTGGTGCGGCAGGTCCGCCGGGACGGGCAGATCCGCGAGACCGAGCTGGTGATGACCCGCCGCGGCGCCCCGGCGCGCCACGTCACCGCCCGCGTCGCCCCGCTGAGCTCCCGGCTGGTGCTGGCGCTGGTCGAGGACCGCACCCGCGAGCGCCGGGTCGAGGAGGTACGCCGCGACTTCGTGGCCAACGTGAGCCACGAGCTGAAGACGCCGGTCGGCGCGATCCGGCTGCTCGCCGAGGCGATGCACGACGCCGCCGGGGACCCGGACGCGGTCAAGCGGTTCGCCGACCGGATGCTGACCGAGAGCGACCGGCTGGCCCAGCTGGTGCAGCAGATCATCGAGCTCTCCCGCCTGCAGGCCGACGACCCGCTGGAGGCGCCGACACCGGTCCGGCTGGACGACGTGCTCCACGTCGCGGTCGACACCAGCGCGATCGACGCCGACTCGAAGGGGATCCGGATCGTCACCGGCGGCGCCCCGGGCCTGGAGGTCCTCGGCAACGAGGAGCAGATCACCGCGGCCGTCGCGAACCTGGTCGCGAACGCGGTGTCGTACTCCGATGCCGGCTCGACCGTCCAGGTCACCACCCGGGCCGACGGCGACGAGGTCGAGGTCGCGGTGGTCGACCAGGGCATCGGCATCCCGCCCGAGGAGATCGACCGGATCTTCGAGCGGTTCTACCGCGTCGACCCCGCGCGGCACCGCTCCACCGGCGGCACCGGGCTGGGGCTGTCCATCGTCAAGCACGTGGCGGCTACGCACGGCGGCGAGGTCCGCGTCTGGTCTGTCGAGGGTCAGGGGTCTACGTTCACCTTGACCCTCCCCCGGTACGTCGGGGCCGAGAGGAAGGAACGCCTGTGA
- a CDS encoding response regulator transcription factor, whose product MTRVLVVEDEESYSDPLAYMLRKEGFEVAIAADGNAALAEFDRNGADIVLLDLMLPGLPGTEVCRRIRQTSSVPVIMVSAKDDEVDKVVGLELGADDYVTKPYSPRELVARIRAVLRRGQEPELAPATLEAGPVRMDVERHVVTVAGQEQRFPLKEFELLEMFLRNPGRVLTRGQLIDRVWGSDYVGDTKTLDVHVKRLRAKLEPDPAEPQYLVTVRGLGYKLDL is encoded by the coding sequence GTGACCCGCGTGCTCGTGGTCGAGGATGAGGAGAGCTACAGCGACCCGCTCGCCTACATGCTCCGCAAGGAGGGGTTCGAGGTCGCGATCGCGGCCGACGGGAACGCCGCGCTGGCCGAGTTCGACCGCAACGGTGCCGACATCGTGCTGCTGGACCTGATGCTGCCCGGCCTGCCCGGCACCGAGGTGTGCCGGCGGATCCGCCAGACCTCCAGCGTCCCGGTGATCATGGTCAGCGCCAAGGACGACGAGGTGGACAAGGTGGTCGGGCTCGAGCTGGGCGCCGACGACTACGTCACCAAGCCGTACTCCCCCCGCGAGCTCGTCGCCCGGATCCGCGCGGTGCTGCGCCGCGGCCAGGAGCCGGAGCTGGCGCCCGCGACGCTCGAGGCGGGTCCGGTGCGGATGGACGTCGAGCGGCACGTCGTGACCGTCGCGGGGCAGGAGCAGCGCTTCCCGCTCAAGGAGTTCGAGCTGCTCGAGATGTTCCTGCGCAACCCCGGACGGGTGCTGACCCGCGGGCAGCTGATCGACCGGGTCTGGGGCTCCGACTACGTCGGCGACACCAAGACCCTCGACGTGCACGTGAAGCGGCTGCGCGCCAAGCTGGAGCCGGACCCCGCCGAGCCGCAGTACCTCGTCACCGTGCGCGGGCTGGGTTACAAGCTCGACCTGTAG
- a CDS encoding DMT family transporter: MTSTVEPKTQDPTTTPAAWLPVVAVSVTLLFWASAFVAIRHLGQDFSPGALSLGRLLVGAVCLAAVALPRGLPRPTGRQWVSIVTIGVLWFGVYNVALNEGEQRVDAGTAAMLIQVSPVLIALLAAVVLDERFTVWLGLGLALAFGGVALIGLSTSDGSDRDVLGVVLCLVSAVVYSISLILQKPLVARLPAIQVTWLACTVGAVTCLPFAGQLAGEVADAPLSSTLWVVYLGVFPTAIAFTTYAYALRHMSASSLGITTYLVPPITIVLGLLLLDEAPPTMAYAGGALALLGVALTRRKPRPRPEDCAAPA; the protein is encoded by the coding sequence GTGACGAGCACGGTGGAGCCGAAGACACAGGACCCGACGACCACGCCGGCGGCCTGGCTGCCGGTGGTGGCGGTGTCGGTGACGCTGCTGTTCTGGGCGTCGGCGTTCGTGGCGATCCGCCACCTCGGCCAGGACTTCTCCCCCGGCGCGCTGTCGCTGGGGCGGCTGCTGGTGGGGGCGGTGTGCCTCGCGGCGGTGGCGCTGCCGCGCGGGCTGCCGCGGCCGACCGGGCGGCAGTGGGTCTCGATCGTGACCATCGGGGTGCTGTGGTTCGGCGTCTACAACGTCGCGCTCAACGAGGGCGAGCAGCGGGTCGACGCCGGCACCGCCGCGATGCTGATCCAGGTCTCACCCGTGCTGATCGCGCTGCTGGCAGCGGTGGTGCTCGACGAGCGGTTCACCGTCTGGCTCGGACTCGGGCTGGCGCTCGCCTTCGGCGGCGTCGCGCTGATCGGGCTCTCGACGTCCGACGGCAGCGACCGCGACGTGCTCGGCGTCGTCCTGTGCCTGGTCTCCGCGGTCGTCTACTCGATCAGCCTGATCCTGCAGAAGCCGCTCGTCGCCCGGCTGCCCGCGATCCAGGTGACCTGGCTGGCCTGCACGGTCGGCGCGGTCACGTGCCTGCCGTTCGCCGGGCAGCTCGCGGGCGAGGTGGCCGACGCGCCGCTGTCCTCCACGCTGTGGGTGGTCTACCTCGGCGTCTTCCCGACCGCGATCGCGTTCACGACCTACGCCTACGCGCTGCGGCACATGAGCGCCAGCAGCCTCGGCATCACGACGTACCTCGTCCCGCCGATCACCATCGTCCTCGGCCTGCTGCTCCTCGACGAGGCCCCGCCGACGATGGCGTACGCCGGGGGCGCGCTCGCCCTGCTCGGCGTCGCGCTGACCCGGCGGAAGCCGCGCCCTCGTCCCGAGGACTGCGCGGCTCCCGCCTGA